One region of Mucilaginibacter gotjawali genomic DNA includes:
- a CDS encoding carboxypeptidase-like regulatory domain-containing protein: MKKIISTLLLFAAPVFLLAQTISLAGSVRDQHGIPVVHAFILDQQQRNATFTDSLGNFSLKVEPTSQLNINCNGYQDDSLQVGGKNHLEIVLRQNPVSISGGEKLKNKDLDILQEAFKTNSSQYMEGHLNGIGAMVFTEIRETVGSRFLFNQWVPGFVIKKDGSLVQMKEVTFNYDKMAGDLYLAVTNASVMMADKATIKSFSLFSPKGQLMTFELVSQVSKDLYLQVISAGSKYKIYKLFITKFVPSNFKTDGIVSSGNTYDEYTDEYAYFIYNLSTNTLAVLNTRKKDIKAAFAAEGSKLTDYMTAHNDKIDENYIRGLADAMNQ, translated from the coding sequence ATGAAAAAAATAATCTCAACCTTACTTTTATTTGCGGCCCCGGTTTTTCTGCTGGCGCAAACCATATCGCTCGCCGGTAGTGTGAGAGATCAGCATGGAATTCCTGTTGTTCACGCCTTTATACTTGACCAACAGCAAAGGAACGCCACCTTTACCGACTCGCTCGGCAATTTTAGCCTGAAAGTTGAACCAACTTCGCAGCTAAATATCAATTGTAATGGTTATCAGGATGATTCGCTGCAGGTTGGCGGTAAAAACCACCTGGAAATTGTATTGCGACAAAACCCGGTGAGTATTTCCGGCGGCGAGAAACTAAAAAACAAAGATCTTGACATTTTGCAGGAGGCGTTTAAAACAAACAGTTCGCAATACATGGAAGGCCACCTTAATGGTATTGGAGCAATGGTTTTTACCGAGATAAGGGAGACTGTTGGCAGCCGGTTTTTGTTTAACCAGTGGGTGCCTGGTTTCGTAATAAAAAAAGATGGCAGCCTGGTGCAAATGAAAGAGGTAACTTTTAATTATGATAAAATGGCTGGTGACCTTTACCTGGCCGTAACCAATGCTTCGGTAATGATGGCAGATAAAGCAACAATTAAATCGTTTTCATTGTTCAGCCCAAAGGGACAGCTGATGACTTTTGAATTGGTTAGCCAGGTCAGCAAAGACCTTTATCTGCAGGTGATCAGCGCCGGGAGTAAATATAAAATATACAAGTTGTTTATTACCAAATTTGTGCCTTCCAATTTTAAAACCGACGGCATTGTGAGCTCAGGGAATACCTATGATGAATATACTGACGAATATGCCTATTTTATTTATAACCTGTCCACTAATACTTTAGCAGTTTTAAATACCAGGAAAAAAGATATTAAGGCTGCATTTGCTGCTGAAGGAAGCAAATTAACCGATTATATGACCGCCCATAACGATAAAATTGACGAAAATTATATTAGGGGCCTGGCAGATGCAATGAACCAGTAA
- a CDS encoding glycoside hydrolase family 10 protein: MYICQRLIFLFFAITTLQVYAQQGNATAKADSILIKPAALPVKVKPAPKREFRSAWIATVENIDWPSHPGLPVDQQKKELTDLLDFLQEAGMNAVMLQIRPAADAFYAKSREPWSKWLTGKQGQAPSPAYDPLQFAITEAHKRGMELHAWFNPYRATNDSKFAAISPQHMTRIKPEWFFVYGGKKQFDPGIPEVRAYIVKVFLDVVDNYDIDGVHMDDYFYPYRIEGQHINDAATFKAYGGHFDNINDWRRHNVDTLIQMLNDSIHKHNPRIKFGISPFGVWLNKFQSPEGSDTHGLPSYLELYADSRKWIKEGWVDYINPQIYFPIGDRSVPFEKLLDWWSNNTYNRHLYIGMAAYRLGEHRTGKFKNDPSAIPEEIKYQRNNPRVQGSVYFSAKSLENNPLGITDSLKENYYKYLALPPEMLWLDSIPPNPPVNFTATVTLKNTVELHWGTPLPAKDNEPIYGYVIYRFDGNEQVNIEDPKNILDIEYNSNTTYTDDTAEKGKTYLYIVTAIDRLKNESEPSPTIAATIK, translated from the coding sequence ATGTACATCTGCCAGCGGTTAATTTTCCTTTTTTTTGCAATCACTACATTACAGGTATATGCCCAACAGGGTAATGCAACTGCAAAGGCGGATAGCATCCTCATAAAACCAGCCGCCCTGCCCGTTAAGGTAAAACCGGCCCCTAAACGTGAGTTCAGGAGCGCATGGATAGCAACAGTGGAAAACATCGACTGGCCCAGCCACCCTGGTTTGCCGGTTGATCAGCAAAAAAAGGAATTAACGGACTTGCTTGACTTTTTGCAGGAGGCCGGTATGAACGCAGTAATGCTGCAAATAAGGCCCGCTGCCGATGCCTTTTATGCAAAAAGCCGTGAACCCTGGTCGAAATGGCTTACCGGAAAACAGGGCCAGGCACCCAGCCCGGCATATGACCCCCTGCAATTTGCCATAACGGAAGCCCATAAACGTGGTATGGAGCTGCACGCCTGGTTTAACCCCTACCGGGCCACTAACGACAGCAAATTTGCGGCAATAAGCCCCCAGCACATGACCAGGATAAAACCAGAGTGGTTTTTTGTTTACGGGGGGAAAAAACAATTTGACCCCGGCATACCGGAAGTACGCGCCTATATTGTAAAGGTTTTTTTGGATGTAGTGGACAACTACGATATAGACGGGGTGCATATGGACGATTATTTTTATCCATATAGAATTGAAGGACAACACATTAACGATGCCGCAACATTTAAAGCATATGGTGGCCATTTTGATAACATTAATGACTGGCGAAGGCATAATGTTGACACCCTGATACAAATGCTGAACGACAGCATCCATAAACATAACCCGCGGATTAAATTTGGCATCAGCCCGTTTGGCGTTTGGCTTAATAAATTTCAGAGCCCTGAAGGTTCTGATACCCACGGTTTGCCATCGTACCTGGAATTGTACGCTGATTCAAGAAAATGGATAAAAGAAGGCTGGGTTGATTACATTAACCCGCAAATATATTTCCCGATTGGGGACAGATCGGTCCCCTTTGAAAAACTGCTCGACTGGTGGAGTAACAATACCTATAACAGGCATTTGTATATTGGCATGGCTGCCTATCGTTTAGGGGAACACCGCACCGGCAAATTTAAAAACGATCCTTCGGCTATACCTGAAGAGATCAAATACCAGCGCAATAACCCCCGCGTACAGGGAAGCGTTTATTTTAGCGCAAAATCGCTTGAAAACAACCCGCTTGGCATCACCGATTCACTAAAAGAAAATTATTATAAATACCTGGCCCTTCCGCCCGAAATGCTTTGGCTCGACTCGATCCCGCCAAATCCACCGGTTAATTTTACGGCCACGGTCACCCTAAAAAACACGGTTGAATTGCATTGGGGCACCCCTTTGCCTGCGAAAGATAACGAACCCATTTATGGTTATGTTATTTACCGGTTTGATGGCAATGAACAGGTAAATATTGAAGACCCCAAAAATATCCTGGATATTGAATATAACAGCAATACTACTTATACCGATGACACTGCCGAAAAGGGCAAAACCTATTTGTACATAGTAACGGCGATTGACCGGCTAAAAAATGAAAGCGAACCTTCGCCAACTATTGCTGCGACGATAAAGTAG
- a CDS encoding kinetochore Spc7 family protein — MENQTGQTPKKNSNVIYFLIVVVLALLATDVYLYLQKNKSDTRIVYQDTERTRLQTELDSLEAQIEQVNSGKAKLSTEMQAKNDSLQSKIKVLRQELAKGKLTQAELNKAQEDIKQLRYFVTNYTAQIEELKKQNTTLASERDTLKTNLAVAAKKDSTLSKQNEDLGAKVKVGSAIKLATADVVAYKIKGSGKEVDVKRASPAKKIKINFTVASNSLAEKGMHDIFIRIIDPTGNLITETDSGNFNADGQDLQFTYKTSIDFKDDGSVYTIDWVNPAAFQKGTYTVLLYADGYTMGKTSFMLK, encoded by the coding sequence ATGGAAAACCAAACAGGTCAAACACCTAAAAAAAATTCAAATGTCATTTACTTCCTCATCGTGGTGGTATTGGCTTTGCTTGCTACGGATGTGTACTTGTATCTACAAAAAAATAAGTCTGATACCAGAATAGTTTACCAGGACACCGAGCGCACCCGGCTGCAAACCGAACTGGATAGCCTGGAAGCGCAGATTGAACAGGTAAATTCCGGCAAAGCCAAGCTATCAACCGAGATGCAGGCGAAAAATGACTCATTGCAGTCGAAAATTAAAGTTTTACGCCAGGAACTTGCCAAGGGTAAATTAACACAGGCCGAGCTTAATAAAGCACAGGAAGACATTAAGCAACTGAGGTATTTTGTAACTAATTATACCGCACAGATTGAAGAATTAAAGAAACAGAATACAACTTTAGCAAGTGAACGGGATACATTAAAAACAAACCTGGCTGTCGCCGCAAAAAAAGATAGTACACTAAGTAAGCAAAATGAAGACCTTGGCGCAAAAGTAAAAGTTGGCTCGGCTATTAAATTAGCTACAGCCGACGTTGTTGCTTATAAAATTAAAGGAAGCGGTAAAGAAGTTGATGTGAAAAGAGCATCGCCTGCAAAAAAGATCAAGATCAATTTCACGGTTGCAAGTAACTCACTTGCCGAAAAAGGGATGCATGATATTTTTATCCGCATTATTGATCCTACAGGTAACCTGATCACTGAAACCGATTCCGGAAATTTTAATGCTGATGGACAGGACCTGCAATTTACCTATAAAACATCCATCGATTTTAAAGATGATGGCAGCGTTTATACCATTGACTGGGTAAACCCGGCCGCCTTTCAAAAAGGAACCTATACCGTTTTGCTTTATGCTGACGGTTATACCATGGGTAAAACAAGCTTTATGCTGAAGTAA
- a CDS encoding sensor histidine kinase, translating into MLALLCASLLITAILVQKTYTPVNDLAQTAKKLEHNLQKNEGYVNEVLNNPQLFEQLKSLDKNTSTALKYVQHFTTDKSIWFITTRKGALNFWSGVKIIPDFPETIKNGYSFRNESNGYYEVIKKSEGDFSAIFFIPVKFGYAFQNQYLKNTFSPNLLKDNNIDIADFTDKNVFEIYTTNHSYLFSVKLKPGELNTTLLYYQLALWLLTLISLCLLVHNICSFIAGKGFVLLSILFLGSFIILIRFVNLHYGWPDFSYQLKIFSPQLYGSSAVYPSLGDLCINILFVCWLVVFVYEQRKKLIKKVIGPPWSYFIYVTLIAALIGVSTSLVNLFYGVVINSKISFDVTNVLNLSFFSFLGILMLCFSYMIFYLLVEVFLAVSCKLSIAKNYKTLIFAASIVLATALSTYYQDFSLFYILWGILVAIRAYAYRSKRGELDSASLALIVLVCALISSIKLNYFESVKEIQTRKTFVQKLELPDDAQADFNFNRLEKKIIADSSIVQYFKDSGHDNNFIRIRLEKLYFSGYLSKYEFKIFAFDKKDEPLSNDKNFDLGVFKDMVLYSSYKVSDYFYRENESFGFLSYFAILPLMQNGERSGTLVIELKSKPIQIAPSFPGLLVDGEPDNNDDFKSYSYAFYSDNKLFNQSGNFVYDLSNTQFEGATGKYVFKNTKYNGDEWFMHFTTYSHLIYKPTKRTLIVVSKENKPLIFSIASLTFFFVVFLIFSVLIISVRWLWKRLRILSIKNNRFSWNFRLNLGLVLYKTRIQFSMVFAVVATLVMVGVITYLSISTEYQTQQNKTIREKIHKIATAFENSQYSKYLKNVNEATQVDFDNFANAYSADLTLFDLDGVALVTTQPKIFEYGLQARRMNTRAFINLRNLQKSEYTNEEKIGLLNYTAAFMPVRNSTNETIAYLQLPYFSNESDYKEHIGSLLNVMINVYAIVFMAIGLFAVFIARQITSPLSFIQYSLSKTIYGQKNEPIKWDRNDEIGALVKEYNKMIAALENSAHKLAQSERESAWREMAKQVAHEIKNPLTPLKLGLQLLDKSWKDKDPKFDQKFERFSKSFVEQIESLSSIASEFSAFAKMPETRLERLNIFEILAQAVTIFKEMDNIKIINQASDKPFFILADRDQLLRCFNNLLKNAIEATPSNKLGLIEINYMVTNKNVLLTIKDNGDGIPDGLREKIFEPNFTTKSSGTGLGLAFVKNSIENAGGKVWFETATGEGTTFYISLPSA; encoded by the coding sequence ATGCTGGCATTATTATGTGCCAGTTTATTAATTACGGCAATTCTTGTCCAAAAAACCTACACCCCCGTAAACGATCTCGCCCAAACGGCTAAAAAGCTTGAACATAACCTTCAAAAAAACGAAGGATATGTGAATGAAGTGCTAAATAACCCGCAGTTATTTGAACAGTTAAAAAGTCTTGACAAAAACACTAGCACAGCGCTTAAATACGTTCAGCATTTTACTACCGACAAAAGTATTTGGTTTATTACGACCCGCAAAGGCGCCTTAAACTTTTGGAGCGGGGTAAAAATAATCCCCGATTTTCCGGAAACCATAAAGAATGGTTATTCTTTCAGAAACGAATCAAACGGCTATTACGAGGTGATCAAAAAAAGCGAAGGCGATTTTTCGGCTATCTTTTTTATCCCGGTAAAATTTGGTTATGCTTTTCAAAATCAATATTTAAAAAACACTTTCTCACCCAATCTCCTAAAGGACAACAATATCGATATAGCTGACTTTACAGACAAGAATGTTTTTGAAATTTACACGACAAATCATTCCTACCTTTTTTCAGTAAAACTAAAGCCCGGGGAATTAAATACTACATTATTATATTACCAACTGGCTTTATGGCTATTAACCCTGATCAGCCTTTGTTTGTTAGTCCACAACATTTGCAGCTTCATTGCCGGTAAAGGCTTTGTTCTCCTTTCAATACTATTTTTAGGCAGCTTTATCATTTTAATAAGGTTTGTTAACCTTCATTACGGCTGGCCGGATTTTTCATACCAACTTAAAATATTCAGTCCGCAGCTGTATGGTTCAAGTGCGGTTTACCCCTCATTGGGCGATTTGTGCATTAACATTTTATTTGTGTGCTGGTTGGTGGTTTTTGTATATGAACAGCGAAAAAAACTTATCAAGAAAGTAATTGGTCCGCCCTGGTCCTACTTTATATATGTTACATTAATTGCCGCGCTTATTGGCGTGTCAACTTCTCTTGTAAATCTTTTTTACGGCGTTGTCATTAACTCGAAGATCAGTTTTGATGTAACCAATGTGCTCAATCTTTCGTTTTTCAGCTTTCTTGGCATATTAATGTTATGCTTTAGTTACATGATCTTTTACCTGTTGGTGGAGGTTTTTCTTGCGGTTTCATGTAAACTATCCATAGCTAAAAACTATAAAACGCTGATCTTCGCTGCAAGCATCGTTTTGGCCACCGCCTTATCCACTTATTACCAGGATTTTTCTCTTTTTTATATTCTGTGGGGCATTTTGGTAGCCATAAGGGCTTATGCATACCGCTCAAAAAGAGGCGAGCTTGATTCAGCCTCTCTTGCCCTCATCGTGTTGGTGTGCGCATTAATTTCATCCATTAAACTAAACTATTTTGAATCTGTTAAAGAAATACAAACCCGAAAAACATTTGTACAAAAACTTGAATTACCTGATGACGCGCAGGCTGACTTTAACTTTAACAGATTAGAGAAGAAAATTATTGCCGATTCTTCTATCGTTCAATACTTTAAGGATAGCGGCCATGACAACAATTTTATAAGGATCCGGCTGGAGAAACTTTATTTTAGCGGTTACCTGTCGAAATATGAGTTTAAAATATTTGCATTTGATAAAAAAGACGAGCCGCTTTCGAACGACAAAAATTTTGACCTGGGTGTTTTTAAAGATATGGTGCTTTATAGTTCCTATAAGGTATCTGACTATTTTTACCGGGAAAACGAATCGTTCGGCTTCCTCAGTTATTTTGCTATCCTGCCGTTGATGCAAAACGGCGAACGATCAGGAACGTTGGTAATCGAACTTAAATCAAAACCAATACAGATTGCGCCATCGTTTCCGGGATTACTGGTTGATGGCGAACCTGATAATAATGACGATTTTAAAAGTTATTCGTACGCTTTTTACAGCGATAATAAATTATTTAACCAAAGCGGTAATTTTGTTTATGACCTTTCCAATACCCAGTTTGAAGGGGCAACAGGCAAATATGTTTTCAAAAACACAAAATACAATGGTGACGAGTGGTTTATGCACTTTACCACTTACAGCCACTTAATTTACAAACCTACTAAAAGAACGCTTATCGTAGTAAGTAAGGAAAACAAGCCGCTAATTTTTAGCATAGCTTCTTTAACCTTCTTTTTTGTGGTGTTCCTGATTTTTAGTGTTTTGATAATTTCAGTGCGCTGGCTTTGGAAGAGGTTGAGGATATTAAGCATCAAAAACAATCGTTTCAGCTGGAATTTCAGATTAAACCTTGGCCTGGTGTTGTACAAAACCAGGATACAGTTTTCAATGGTTTTTGCGGTTGTTGCTACTTTGGTAATGGTTGGCGTTATTACGTACCTCTCCATAAGTACGGAGTACCAAACACAGCAAAATAAAACGATAAGAGAAAAAATACATAAAATAGCCACAGCTTTTGAAAATAGCCAGTATTCAAAATACCTTAAAAACGTAAATGAGGCTACCCAGGTTGATTTTGACAATTTTGCCAACGCTTACTCCGCCGATCTTACTTTATTTGACCTGGATGGCGTAGCGCTGGTTACTACGCAGCCCAAAATATTCGAATACGGCTTACAGGCCAGGCGAATGAACACGCGGGCTTTTATCAATCTCAGGAACCTGCAAAAATCAGAATATACGAATGAAGAAAAAATTGGTTTATTAAATTATACCGCCGCATTTATGCCGGTACGTAATTCAACCAACGAAACGATAGCCTATTTACAGCTCCCCTATTTTTCGAACGAATCGGATTATAAAGAACATATTGGTTCGTTGCTGAATGTTATGATAAATGTTTATGCAATAGTGTTTATGGCCATTGGCTTATTTGCCGTTTTTATTGCCCGGCAAATAACTTCGCCATTAAGCTTTATTCAGTATAGTTTAAGTAAAACTATTTATGGCCAAAAAAACGAGCCGATAAAGTGGGACAGGAACGATGAAATAGGCGCCCTGGTTAAAGAATACAACAAAATGATAGCCGCGCTTGAAAACAGTGCACACAAGCTGGCACAATCAGAAAGGGAAAGCGCCTGGCGTGAAATGGCCAAACAGGTGGCTCACGAAATTAAGAACCCGTTAACACCATTAAAGCTTGGCCTGCAGCTGCTTGATAAATCATGGAAGGACAAAGATCCAAAGTTCGATCAGAAGTTTGAAAGGTTCAGCAAATCGTTTGTTGAACAAATCGAAAGCCTTTCCTCTATTGCATCTGAATTTTCGGCGTTTGCAAAAATGCCCGAAACCAGACTTGAACGTTTAAATATTTTTGAGATATTGGCCCAGGCGGTTACCATTTTTAAGGAAATGGACAATATTAAAATCATAAACCAGGCATCTGATAAGCCATTTTTTATACTCGCAGACCGTGATCAGTTACTGCGTTGTTTCAATAATTTACTTAAAAACGCTATCGAAGCCACTCCTTCAAATAAATTGGGGCTGATTGAAATCAATTATATGGTTACCAATAAAAATGTGCTGCTGACTATAAAAGACAATGGCGACGGCATACCGGATGGATTGCGCGAAAAAATATTTGAACCCAATTTTACTACAAAAAGTTCGGGCACCGGGCTTGGGCTTGCCTTTGTAAAAAACTCCATTGAAAATGCAGGCGGCAAAGTATGGTTTGAGACGGCTACAGGCGAGGGGACCACTTTTTATATCAGTTTACCTTCGGCATAA
- the fabD gene encoding ACP S-malonyltransferase: protein MKAYIFPGQGAQFVGMGKDLYEQSEQARALFEQANEILGFRITDIMFEGTIEDLKQTNVTQPAIFLHSVILATVLGDAFEPGMAAGHSLGEFSALVACKALSFADGLRLVAARANAMQKACEIQPSTMAAIIGLDDFTVEDICHRISDIVVPANYNCPGQLVISGTIAGVDKACEELTAAGAKRALKLNVGGAFHSPLMEAARVELEHAIVHTEINAPICPVYQNIDAKPYTDPALIKHNLIAQLTGPVRWTQTVKHMLEDGAISFTEVGPGSVLQGLVKKVDRHIPTESAFI, encoded by the coding sequence TTGAAAGCATACATTTTTCCCGGACAAGGGGCCCAGTTTGTGGGTATGGGTAAGGACCTTTACGAACAATCAGAACAGGCCCGGGCCCTGTTTGAGCAAGCCAATGAAATACTGGGCTTCCGCATCACCGATATTATGTTTGAGGGCACCATTGAGGACCTTAAGCAAACAAATGTTACCCAGCCGGCCATATTTTTACATTCCGTTATCCTGGCCACTGTATTGGGCGATGCCTTTGAACCAGGCATGGCCGCAGGGCATTCGCTGGGTGAGTTTTCGGCATTAGTGGCCTGCAAAGCGCTGTCATTTGCCGATGGCCTCCGTTTGGTAGCGGCCCGTGCCAATGCTATGCAAAAAGCATGCGAGATACAACCTTCAACCATGGCGGCTATTATAGGTTTGGATGATTTTACCGTTGAAGATATTTGCCACCGCATCAGTGACATTGTAGTGCCTGCCAATTATAACTGCCCCGGGCAACTGGTTATCTCGGGCACCATTGCCGGTGTTGATAAAGCCTGCGAAGAGTTAACAGCTGCAGGCGCAAAAAGGGCGCTGAAACTGAATGTTGGCGGCGCGTTTCATTCACCTTTAATGGAAGCTGCACGGGTTGAGCTGGAGCATGCTATTGTTCATACAGAAATAAATGCACCTATTTGCCCTGTCTACCAAAACATTGATGCCAAACCATACACTGACCCTGCTTTAATAAAGCACAACTTAATAGCGCAACTAACAGGGCCTGTACGTTGGACACAAACAGTTAAACATATGCTGGAAGATGGCGCAATCTCTTTTACTGAAGTTGGGCCGGGCAGCGTTCTGCAGGGCCTTGTAAAAAAAGTTGACCGGCACATACCCACTGAAAGTGCCTTTATTTAA
- the folE gene encoding GTP cyclohydrolase I FolE, translated as MINENFIKDTDDDDVEGYIKIDRYNPELISSLSTHYHEILKELGENPEREGLLKTPERIAKAMLYLTQGYDLDAKAIMASAVFKEDYSQMVIVKDIEVYSMCEHHMLPFFGKAHVAYIPNGHVVGLSKIPRIVDVFARRLQVQERLTNDIRDCIQDALDPLGVGVVIECRHLCMSMRGVQKQNSVTTTSAFTGEFLKEKTRTEFLNLISAKLG; from the coding sequence ATGATTAACGAAAACTTTATAAAGGACACCGACGACGACGATGTAGAAGGTTACATAAAAATTGACCGTTATAACCCGGAGCTGATCAGCAGCCTTTCCACACATTACCACGAGATTTTAAAAGAGTTAGGTGAAAACCCGGAACGGGAAGGGTTATTAAAAACACCTGAACGGATTGCCAAAGCCATGCTATACCTCACCCAGGGTTATGATCTTGACGCCAAAGCGATAATGGCTTCGGCTGTTTTTAAAGAAGACTATAGCCAGATGGTGATCGTAAAGGATATTGAGGTTTACTCGATGTGCGAGCATCATATGCTGCCGTTTTTTGGCAAAGCGCATGTGGCTTATATCCCTAACGGCCATGTGGTTGGGCTAAGTAAAATACCGCGGATAGTTGATGTTTTTGCACGCCGCCTGCAGGTACAGGAACGGTTGACCAATGACATCCGCGACTGCATCCAGGATGCGTTAGATCCGTTGGGCGTAGGCGTAGTTATTGAATGCCGGCACCTTTGCATGAGCATGCGCGGCGTTCAAAAACAAAACTCGGTTACCACCACCTCGGCCTTTACCGGCGAGTTTTTAAAAGAGAAAACACGTACTGAATTTTTGAACCTCATTTCAGCGAAGCTGGGGTAG
- a CDS encoding 6-pyruvoyl trahydropterin synthase family protein — MIFITRKEHFNAAHRMYREEWSEEKNAEVFGKCANPNWHGHNYNLFVTVKGEVTHATGYLMDLKELKIIINDYVIEKLDHKNINKDVDFMTGKMASTELLCIEIFNQLKKPIEAYEGVFLHSVKLYETENNSAEYFGD, encoded by the coding sequence ATGATATTTATTACGCGCAAGGAACATTTTAACGCTGCACACCGCATGTACCGCGAGGAATGGAGCGAAGAGAAAAATGCAGAAGTGTTTGGCAAATGTGCCAATCCTAACTGGCATGGCCATAATTATAACCTTTTTGTAACCGTTAAAGGTGAGGTTACCCATGCAACGGGCTACCTGATGGACCTTAAGGAGTTAAAAATAATTATCAACGACTATGTAATTGAGAAACTTGATCATAAAAACATTAATAAAGATGTTGATTTTATGACAGGAAAAATGGCTTCGACCGAGTTACTTTGTATCGAAATTTTTAACCAGTTGAAAAAACCTATCGAAGCTTATGAAGGCGTGTTTTTGCATTCGGTAAAGCTGTACGAAACTGAAAATAATTCAGCTGAATACTTTGGCGATTAA
- a CDS encoding menaquinone biosynthesis family protein — protein sequence MTKLTLGFSPCPNDTFIFDALIHHKIDTEGLDFEVFYDDVETLNQKAMRGELDITKLSYHAFAYVADKYVLLDSGSALGFGVGPMLICKDDPGKLISNLKSQISNLKIGIPGKYTTANFLLGLAFPNATNKVELVFSDIEDAVLEGRVDVGLIIHENRFTYQDKGLKKIIDLGDYWEKQTGCAIPLGGIVANRNLPSEIQHKINRVLRRSVEFAFENPKSGLEFIRSHAQEMSEEVMYKHIELYVNKYSVDLGEEGKRAIKLLFDTARKKEIIPEFSDNIFITDLN from the coding sequence ATGACAAAACTAACCCTGGGTTTTTCGCCCTGCCCCAATGATACTTTTATTTTTGATGCGCTGATTCATCATAAAATTGATACCGAAGGACTGGATTTCGAGGTGTTTTATGATGATGTGGAAACGCTGAACCAAAAAGCCATGCGCGGCGAGCTGGACATTACCAAACTAAGCTACCACGCCTTTGCCTATGTGGCCGATAAATATGTTTTGCTTGATTCGGGCAGCGCGTTGGGTTTTGGCGTAGGTCCAATGTTGATTTGCAAAGATGATCCCGGAAAATTGATCTCAAATCTCAAATCTCAAATCTCAAATCTCAAAATAGGTATTCCCGGCAAGTACACCACCGCAAACTTCCTTTTAGGCCTGGCTTTCCCGAATGCCACCAACAAAGTGGAACTGGTTTTTTCGGATATTGAAGATGCTGTTCTGGAGGGTAGGGTGGATGTCGGCCTCATCATCCACGAAAACCGTTTTACCTACCAGGATAAAGGCTTAAAAAAGATCATCGATTTGGGCGACTACTGGGAAAAACAAACCGGGTGTGCTATCCCGCTGGGCGGAATTGTTGCTAATAGAAATTTGCCCTCAGAAATCCAGCATAAAATTAACCGCGTTTTGCGGCGCTCCGTAGAGTTTGCTTTTGAAAATCCGAAATCCGGGCTTGAATTTATCCGCTCCCATGCGCAGGAAATGAGCGAGGAGGTAATGTATAAGCATATCGAACTCTATGTAAATAAATACTCGGTTGATTTGGGCGAAGAAGGCAAAAGGGCGATTAAACTGCTTTTTGACACCGCCAGGAAAAAGGAAATTATACCGGAATTTAGCGACAATATATTTATCACAGATTTAAACTGA
- the truB gene encoding tRNA pseudouridine(55) synthase TruB has product MINPFTTIEEFAEGRLLLINKPYNWTSFDVVGKLRNSFKPLKLKVGHAGTLDPLASGLLIICTGKMTKQIDTFQSQEKEYTGTMVLGETTPSFDMETDADAHFDISAITEEQIRAACAQFIGDIQQYPPAHSAVKIDGERLYEKARRGEEVELRIRNVTITEFEITGIALPEVNFRVVCSKGTYIRSLVNDFGKALNNGAYLSKLRRTRSGEYRIEDAFEIMELVEMIRDLKMNLPAFE; this is encoded by the coding sequence GTGATCAACCCATTTACTACCATAGAAGAATTTGCAGAAGGGCGTTTGCTGCTGATCAACAAACCCTATAACTGGACCAGCTTCGACGTAGTTGGAAAATTGCGGAATTCTTTTAAACCTTTAAAACTGAAAGTGGGTCATGCCGGTACACTTGATCCGCTGGCTTCGGGCTTGTTGATCATCTGCACCGGGAAAATGACCAAGCAGATCGATACTTTCCAGTCGCAGGAGAAAGAATATACCGGGACGATGGTTTTGGGTGAAACCACACCATCCTTTGATATGGAAACCGATGCCGATGCGCATTTCGATATCAGCGCCATTACCGAAGAACAAATCAGGGCGGCCTGCGCGCAGTTTATCGGCGATATCCAGCAATATCCCCCGGCACATTCGGCTGTAAAAATTGACGGCGAACGACTTTACGAAAAAGCCAGGCGGGGTGAAGAAGTGGAGCTCCGGATCCGCAATGTTACCATTACTGAATTTGAGATCACCGGCATTGCTTTGCCCGAAGTTAATTTCAGGGTGGTATGCAGTAAAGGTACTTATATCCGTTCATTGGTAAATGATTTTGGGAAAGCCTTGAATAATGGCGCTTATCTGTCCAAATTAAGGCGTACCCGGAGCGGCGAATACCGCATCGAGGATGCTTTTGAAATTATGGAACTGGTTGAAATGATCAGGGATTTGAAAATGAATTTACCGGCTTTTGAATAG